The following proteins are co-located in the Geovibrio ferrireducens genome:
- the hcp gene encoding hydroxylamine reductase codes for MSMFCMQCQEAAKNTGCTVKGVCGKQADTAQLQDLLLYTLKGIAFAGEYAPAGVYEKEAGFFTIKALFATITNANFDNVKLTSLVKEALNIRESVKAKAALPAQTPDCVTWKPANDADLDAKAASVGVLLETNEDLRSLKELITYGLKGIAAYAEHAAVLGYEDDAIYSFAKEALAATVKNLGMEQLIALVMKTGEVAVTTMALLDKANTTSYGSPEPTEVNIGVRKNPGILISGHDLKDLQELLEQTEGTGVDVYTHSEMLPGHYYPAFKKYSHFAGNYGGSWWHQDKEFDTFNGPILMTTNCIVPVKDSYKDRIFTTGMAGYPGVKHIADRAKGGKKDFSEIIALAKKCAAPVELETGKIIGGFAHGTVLSIADKVIEAVKSGAVKGFVVMAGCDGRHKTRSHYTEVAEKLPEGYIILTAGCAKYRYNKLNLGTIGGIPRVLDAGQCNDSYSLAVIALKLKEAFGLDDVNKLPIYYDVAWYEQKAVTVLLALLYLGVKNIHLGPSLPAFLSPTVANFIVEQFKLSPVKEADEFVGMLA; via the coding sequence ATGAGTATGTTTTGTATGCAGTGTCAGGAAGCGGCCAAGAACACGGGCTGTACGGTTAAGGGAGTTTGCGGTAAACAGGCTGATACCGCCCAGCTTCAGGATCTTCTCCTCTACACCCTTAAGGGTATAGCTTTCGCAGGCGAATACGCACCTGCCGGAGTTTACGAGAAAGAGGCAGGTTTCTTCACCATCAAGGCGCTTTTTGCCACAATCACCAATGCTAACTTTGACAATGTTAAGCTGACATCTCTTGTGAAAGAGGCTTTGAATATAAGGGAGTCCGTCAAGGCGAAAGCGGCTCTGCCCGCGCAGACTCCGGACTGTGTTACATGGAAACCCGCAAACGATGCGGATCTCGACGCGAAGGCAGCCTCCGTTGGCGTTCTTCTTGAAACAAACGAAGACCTGCGCTCGCTTAAAGAGCTTATCACCTACGGTCTTAAAGGCATAGCGGCTTATGCTGAGCATGCTGCCGTTCTCGGTTATGAGGATGACGCTATCTACTCATTTGCCAAAGAAGCTCTTGCGGCCACAGTGAAAAACCTTGGCATGGAGCAGCTTATCGCACTCGTTATGAAAACCGGCGAAGTGGCTGTTACCACAATGGCGCTCCTTGATAAGGCAAATACCACAAGTTACGGCAGCCCCGAACCCACAGAGGTTAATATCGGCGTTCGCAAAAACCCCGGTATCCTCATCTCCGGCCACGACCTTAAAGACCTTCAGGAGCTCCTTGAGCAGACAGAAGGAACAGGCGTGGATGTTTACACACACAGCGAAATGCTCCCCGGTCACTACTACCCGGCATTCAAAAAATACAGCCATTTCGCAGGTAACTACGGCGGTTCATGGTGGCATCAGGATAAGGAGTTCGATACTTTCAACGGACCTATCCTTATGACTACAAACTGCATAGTGCCGGTTAAGGATTCCTACAAAGACAGAATCTTCACCACTGGCATGGCCGGTTACCCCGGTGTTAAACACATTGCTGACAGAGCAAAAGGCGGCAAAAAGGATTTCTCTGAAATCATAGCGCTTGCTAAAAAATGCGCTGCACCCGTTGAACTTGAAACAGGCAAAATCATCGGCGGTTTCGCTCACGGAACAGTTCTTTCCATAGCCGATAAGGTTATCGAAGCTGTTAAATCCGGCGCTGTAAAAGGCTTTGTTGTTATGGCAGGCTGCGACGGCAGACACAAAACCCGCTCTCACTACACAGAAGTTGCGGAAAAACTGCCCGAAGGCTACATCATCCTCACGGCAGGATGCGCTAAATACCGCTACAATAAGCTGAACCTCGGTACAATCGGCGGAATACCCAGAGTGCTTGATGCCGGTCAGTGCAACGACTCATACTCACTCGCAGTTATCGCGCTTAAACTGAAAGAGGCTTTCGGTCTGGACGATGTTAACAAACTCCCCATCTACTATGATGTGGCATGGTATGAGCAGAAGGCGGTCACTGTTCTTCTCGCCCTTCTTTACCTCGGCGTGAAAAATATCCACCTCGGACCCTCACTGCCCGCGTTCCTTTCTCCGACTGTGGCAAACTTCATAGTTGAGCAGTTCAAACTCAGCCCCGTTAAAGAGGCAGACGAGTTTGTCGGAATGCTCGCTTAA
- a CDS encoding STAS domain-containing protein translates to MWKYKKEGGNSVVIIPPKSINYDNLEDFRKLIRELTESGCVNAVINMNKAIYIDSSGLGTLVKAAADLRHSGGDLRLSEVNSGITDILRITSLHKVLKIYENTESALASYG, encoded by the coding sequence ATGTGGAAATATAAGAAGGAAGGCGGCAACAGCGTTGTCATAATACCGCCGAAATCCATAAACTATGACAACCTGGAAGACTTCCGCAAGCTCATCAGAGAGCTCACTGAGTCCGGCTGCGTCAATGCGGTCATAAACATGAACAAAGCAATTTACATTGATTCCAGCGGGTTGGGGACCCTTGTTAAAGCCGCTGCGGATTTGCGTCACTCCGGCGGCGATCTCAGACTGTCTGAGGTAAATTCCGGAATCACAGATATACTAAGGATCACCAGTCTGCATAAAGTGCTTAAGATTTACGAAAATACAGAATCCGCACTTGCAAGCTACGGGTGA
- a CDS encoding ClpXP protease specificity-enhancing factor SspB: MDSLKPFKKELIGSVSANYLKFFMHISPHPGVVIGRRGLVDEEKTRGIVLVFGPQSYRDFRMEDSFISVTMKFSGRWEEVFIPYEAVAAVFNDPVSPEFIVNFRIPEKKAEQPTEENRTSPENKIIRHDFGKKK; encoded by the coding sequence ATGGATTCTCTTAAACCCTTCAAAAAAGAGCTTATTGGAAGCGTAAGTGCGAATTACCTCAAGTTTTTCATGCACATATCGCCGCATCCGGGTGTGGTGATAGGCAGACGCGGTTTAGTGGATGAAGAAAAAACAAGGGGGATTGTCCTTGTTTTCGGCCCTCAGTCATACCGTGATTTCAGAATGGAGGACAGTTTTATATCCGTCACAATGAAATTCTCCGGCAGATGGGAGGAGGTTTTTATCCCTTACGAAGCGGTGGCGGCAGTGTTCAACGACCCGGTTTCCCCTGAGTTTATCGTTAATTTCCGTATTCCCGAAAAGAAAGCCGAACAGCCGACGGAAGAGAACCGTACTTCCCCCGAAAACAAAATAATCAGACACGATTTCGGCAAAAAGAAGTAG
- a CDS encoding Crp/Fnr family transcriptional regulator: MDKKTAVKKFLTAFFGDDSVQDVIDRISRVKTLDKGGILFMEGQTGRYIYFLLEGKIKLYKTNNEGKEAIVHFVGQNEMFAEIILQLECCYPVTSEAMENCILLEMDAAELFRQIEKTPKVAMAIIGLLARRIKYFVNMIENLTLKDVRGRFLHYLETLQHKGKNTVTLPVPKGDLALLLGTTPETFSRLLKKLAEEEVIAYEGRKITFLKELE, from the coding sequence ATGGATAAAAAAACTGCAGTAAAGAAATTTTTAACGGCTTTTTTCGGTGATGACAGCGTACAGGATGTCATCGACAGGATCTCAAGGGTAAAGACCCTCGACAAAGGGGGCATACTCTTCATGGAGGGGCAGACAGGCAGGTACATCTACTTTCTGCTGGAAGGGAAAATCAAGCTCTACAAAACGAACAACGAAGGCAAGGAAGCAATAGTCCACTTCGTAGGGCAGAACGAAATGTTCGCAGAGATAATCCTCCAGCTTGAGTGCTGCTACCCCGTTACCTCGGAAGCGATGGAAAACTGTATTCTCCTTGAGATGGATGCGGCGGAGCTTTTCAGACAGATTGAGAAAACGCCCAAGGTGGCAATGGCGATAATCGGGCTTCTGGCAAGGCGAATAAAATATTTCGTCAACATGATCGAAAACCTCACCCTGAAGGATGTGCGCGGCAGATTTCTGCATTATCTGGAAACCCTCCAGCACAAAGGGAAAAATACAGTCACCCTCCCGGTTCCGAAGGGGGATCTTGCGCTTCTGCTCGGAACCACCCCGGAAACCTTTTCAAGGCTGCTGAAAAAGCTTGCGGAAGAGGAAGTTATAGCCTATGAAGGCAGGAAAATAACCTTCCTGAAAGAGCTTGAGTAG
- a CDS encoding sodium:calcium antiporter: MYYLLFLASAAAVIFAGKKMSVSGDVIAEKTGLGHSFIGLTLIAASTSLPEVISSVGAVTIVDNPDLAFGNVYGSNMFNMLVIFIMDAMYRKGSILAHASKSNVTTGLYVIILTMISGVGLFVPMPSIGWLNVTSIAIFAVYFISMYTAYIHKDELEAELEETDVNGTTLSSAFISFAVSAAIIVAAGLALSKSADFIATDTGLGGSFVGNFLLAFVTSLPELAVCIAAVKIGSVNMAVGNLIGSNIFNVTIIGICDLFYFKGDVYSSVSRVNTVAVLITSIVVALVLLGIELDKSAKKHRRISIVSWCIAALYVVYMAYVFFSS; this comes from the coding sequence ATGTATTATCTTCTTTTCCTCGCGTCCGCTGCGGCGGTGATATTTGCCGGTAAAAAAATGTCCGTCAGCGGAGATGTTATTGCCGAAAAAACAGGGCTTGGGCACAGCTTCATAGGCCTCACCCTGATTGCGGCCTCCACCAGTCTGCCGGAGGTTATATCCTCCGTCGGAGCAGTAACCATTGTGGACAACCCTGATCTGGCTTTCGGCAATGTTTACGGTTCAAACATGTTCAACATGCTGGTTATCTTCATAATGGACGCCATGTACCGCAAAGGCAGCATACTCGCCCATGCCAGCAAATCAAACGTCACAACCGGGCTTTATGTCATAATCCTCACTATGATCAGCGGAGTAGGCCTCTTCGTCCCAATGCCTTCCATAGGCTGGCTGAACGTGACAAGCATAGCAATTTTCGCTGTTTATTTTATCTCCATGTACACAGCCTACATTCATAAAGATGAACTGGAAGCGGAGCTTGAGGAAACCGATGTCAACGGAACAACTCTTTCATCCGCCTTTATTTCATTTGCTGTTTCAGCGGCAATCATAGTTGCCGCGGGTCTGGCTCTCAGCAAGTCAGCGGATTTCATAGCGACAGACACCGGTCTGGGCGGCTCGTTCGTGGGCAACTTTCTGCTGGCATTTGTAACATCCCTGCCTGAGCTCGCCGTATGTATAGCCGCGGTAAAAATAGGCTCAGTGAACATGGCAGTGGGCAACCTGATAGGCTCCAATATATTCAATGTGACCATAATAGGCATATGTGACCTTTTTTACTTTAAAGGCGATGTCTACTCATCCGTAAGCAGGGTGAACACTGTGGCGGTGCTTATCACATCCATAGTTGTTGCCCTTGTGCTTCTGGGAATAGAGCTTGATAAGAGCGCAAAAAAGCACAGGCGAATATCCATTGTTTCATGGTGCATAGCCGCGCTCTATGTTGTTTACATGGCCTACGTATTCTTCTCCTCGTAA
- a CDS encoding response regulator, with protein sequence MPSTDLSKLRVLCVEDDEIARLSIVNIIRRRTAEVYMASNGQEGLDIFMEKRPDLVVADLAMPVMDGSEMIASIREHDLNVPIVIVTAFPDQGKNLDGADYIMVKPVHKDLLLELLHACVRKINEKGKA encoded by the coding sequence GTGCCTTCAACAGATTTAAGCAAGCTCAGAGTACTTTGCGTTGAGGATGACGAAATAGCCAGACTCTCCATTGTGAACATCATCCGCAGAAGAACGGCTGAGGTTTACATGGCCTCCAACGGGCAGGAGGGGCTTGATATTTTCATGGAAAAACGTCCCGACCTTGTTGTGGCCGACCTTGCAATGCCTGTTATGGACGGCTCGGAAATGATAGCCTCCATAAGGGAGCATGACCTGAATGTCCCCATAGTTATAGTCACAGCTTTTCCCGATCAGGGCAAAAACCTTGACGGAGCGGACTATATTATGGTCAAGCCTGTCCACAAAGATCTCCTTCTCGAACTTCTCCATGCCTGTGTAAGAAAAATCAACGAAAAAGGAAAAGCCTGA